The following proteins come from a genomic window of Streptomyces liliiviolaceus:
- a CDS encoding SDR family oxidoreductase, whose product MSLLQGKTVVVSGVGAGLGHQVAAAVVRDGGNAVLGARTGANLAKAAAELDPDGAHTAYRATDITDEGQCDALAALARERFGRLDAVVHVAAWDSYFGGLQDADFTTWQAVLDVNLLGTLRMTRACLPALKERGGSVVVIGTQSSVAAPSQVRQAAYAASKGALTSAMYSLARELGPDRIRVNTVLPGWMWGPPVEAYVQFTAYTEGVPEAEVLERLTSRMALPELATDADVADAAVFLASDRARAITGQSLLVNAGELMR is encoded by the coding sequence ATGTCACTGCTCCAGGGCAAGACCGTCGTCGTGTCGGGGGTCGGGGCCGGGCTCGGTCACCAGGTCGCGGCGGCCGTCGTGCGGGACGGCGGGAACGCCGTGCTCGGGGCGCGCACCGGGGCGAACCTCGCCAAGGCCGCCGCCGAACTCGACCCGGACGGCGCGCACACGGCGTACCGCGCCACGGACATCACCGACGAGGGCCAGTGCGACGCGCTCGCGGCGCTGGCCCGGGAGCGGTTCGGGCGGCTCGACGCGGTCGTCCACGTGGCCGCCTGGGACAGCTACTTCGGCGGCCTCCAGGACGCGGACTTCACCACCTGGCAGGCCGTCCTCGACGTGAACCTGCTCGGCACGCTGCGGATGACCCGCGCCTGTCTGCCCGCGCTGAAGGAGCGCGGCGGCTCCGTGGTCGTCATCGGCACGCAGTCGTCCGTCGCCGCCCCCTCCCAGGTGCGCCAGGCGGCGTACGCGGCCTCGAAGGGCGCGCTGACGAGCGCGATGTACTCGCTGGCGCGGGAGCTCGGCCCGGACCGGATCCGGGTGAACACCGTGCTGCCGGGCTGGATGTGGGGCCCGCCGGTGGAGGCGTACGTGCAGTTCACGGCGTACACCGAGGGCGTGCCGGAGGCGGAGGTGCTGGAGCGGCTGACCTCGCGGATGGCGCTGCCGGAGCTGGCCACGGACGCGGACGTGGCGGACGCCGCGGTGTTTCTGGCCTCGGACCGGGCGCGGGCGATCACGGGGCAGTCGTTGCTGGTCAACGCCGGGGAGTTGATGCGGTAG
- a CDS encoding DUF2165 domain-containing protein has product MAAARALPITATLLTGTVALYITLVAFGNITDFGTNQQFVQHVLAMDTTFKDDDLMWRAVESEGIQNAVYVAIIAWETVAALVLILGTVQWVRRDVARARRTSTVGLLMLMLLFGAGFLAVGGEWFAMWQSEDWNGLDAAVRVFLLSSVVLIAIHLPVDRVAGVDG; this is encoded by the coding sequence ATGGCGGCAGCACGGGCCCTACCGATCACCGCGACTCTGCTCACCGGCACGGTCGCGCTCTACATCACGCTCGTGGCGTTCGGGAACATCACCGACTTCGGCACCAACCAGCAGTTCGTGCAGCATGTTCTGGCCATGGACACCACGTTCAAGGACGACGACCTGATGTGGCGGGCCGTCGAGTCCGAGGGGATTCAGAACGCGGTGTACGTCGCGATCATCGCGTGGGAGACGGTGGCGGCGCTCGTGCTGATCCTGGGCACGGTCCAGTGGGTGCGGCGGGATGTCGCGCGGGCCCGGCGGACGTCCACGGTGGGGTTGTTGATGTTGATGCTGCTCTTCGGGGCGGGGTTTCTCGCGGTGGGGGGTGAGTGGTTCGCCATGTGGCAGTCGGAGGACTGGAACGGGCTGGATGCGGCTGTGCGGGTGTTTTTGCTGAGTTCGGTCGTGCTGATCGCCATTCACCTGCCGGTGGATCGGGTGGCGGGGGTGGATGGCTAG
- a CDS encoding tetratricopeptide repeat protein — translation MAQAGPSWQELIRQGNRAGFVGRDAERAAFLANFDLPAGDARHRFRFHVHGTAGVGKTFLVQELRQLARERGALTAYIDERVGSVPEAMGEMCVQFADQGRRLKDLERRLAVYRDRRHEAEAAALAALAPEQGQQGQPRSASAGSRTAVGLGLAAVEAAVPGAGLFTGALPADLLAQGADRLRTGLSARFRDPDDIELVMSPEKVLTPVLLRELRAAASATPWIVLFFDTYERTGPFLDPWLYDLVTRQEADSRLPATLLVVTAGQRPLDTARWSGTGSVADVSLAPFTESESRGLLAGKGVVAEPVVKEVLRLTGGLPVLVSTLAETRPGDPDDVGDPSAGAVKRFLQWEPDDTRRQVARVCALPRQLDADVFRALIGHPDDGLAVPDDPDALYDWLTGLPFVGERGARVRYHDVVRAPMLRLERRRSRREWAGRHRRLAETFARWRTEAAAGRATEDLWADEEWRELRLEETYHLLCARPPAALGAALRALVEACREDAVLGRGWARMLEDAGRDTDHTDLAEWGVRLGEALDDDTAGIAGAMALLLARPGPDPAGRALAHTLRGRELRYGGRHREALEEYGRALELDPRLAWAHYGRGYTHQLLDDFPAALAALDRADELAPGTEWIISARAETYRLAGRFEEAVADFDRAVALAPADADPLTGRAVCRTALGRYDEALADFDRALGIEPDNAWALVRRARLRRTRGEPDEAFADFDRAVRVAPDAAWVASERGDAYRLADRPEEAVAELTRALTLRADYASALASRGAALSDLGRHEEGLADLARAVELRPDYAWALVTTARVQDELGDRAAMFTYLERAVETAPDSDWISDELGAEYCEEGRYEEAVAVFRRVLDRSPDDKAARTGLIGVHLLTKDHGQALWHLDRALTSTPDDGWLYATRARVCLATGRTDQALADLDRCATLEPASRAAWARRTAIELLTQCDRWEEASARLSAADGADDLDDLRCDVHRHAGQWPQALRTAERLRATAPIPGTFQLAMTASQSQGLPAAEPLWRELAALVASDAALPAPESTLGDLERTQARCFLACALSDWPAAQEALTELLSGPPDWDDLATLTLILRDLHTSPQADALRMAPLLTAATRAAEDISSHQAP, via the coding sequence GTGGCACAGGCAGGGCCGTCGTGGCAGGAGCTGATCCGGCAGGGCAACCGCGCCGGATTCGTGGGACGGGACGCCGAACGGGCCGCGTTCCTCGCGAACTTCGACCTGCCCGCGGGAGACGCCCGGCACCGCTTCCGCTTCCATGTGCACGGCACCGCGGGCGTCGGAAAGACCTTCCTGGTGCAGGAGTTGCGGCAGCTCGCACGCGAACGCGGGGCGCTGACCGCGTACATCGACGAGCGGGTCGGCAGCGTGCCGGAGGCGATGGGCGAGATGTGCGTCCAGTTCGCCGACCAGGGACGGCGGTTGAAGGACCTGGAGCGGCGGCTCGCCGTGTACCGGGACCGGCGGCACGAGGCGGAGGCCGCCGCCCTCGCCGCCCTGGCCCCGGAGCAGGGGCAGCAGGGGCAGCCCCGGTCGGCGTCCGCCGGGAGCAGGACCGCCGTCGGACTCGGTCTGGCGGCCGTGGAGGCCGCCGTGCCGGGCGCCGGTCTCTTCACGGGCGCCCTGCCCGCCGACCTGCTCGCCCAGGGCGCGGACCGGCTGCGCACGGGCCTGAGCGCCCGCTTCCGCGACCCCGACGACATCGAACTGGTGATGTCCCCGGAGAAGGTCCTCACCCCGGTCCTGCTCCGCGAACTGCGCGCGGCGGCCTCCGCCACCCCCTGGATCGTCCTGTTCTTCGACACGTACGAACGGACCGGCCCGTTCCTCGACCCGTGGCTGTACGACCTGGTCACGCGCCAGGAGGCGGACAGCAGGCTGCCCGCGACCCTCCTGGTGGTCACCGCGGGACAGCGCCCCCTGGACACCGCCCGCTGGAGCGGCACGGGCTCCGTGGCGGACGTGTCGCTGGCGCCGTTCACCGAGTCCGAGTCCCGCGGGCTCCTCGCCGGGAAGGGGGTCGTCGCCGAACCGGTCGTCAAGGAGGTGCTGCGCCTCACCGGTGGCCTGCCCGTCCTCGTGTCGACGCTCGCGGAGACCCGCCCCGGCGACCCGGACGACGTGGGCGACCCGAGCGCCGGAGCCGTCAAACGCTTCCTGCAGTGGGAGCCCGACGACACCCGCCGCCAGGTCGCCCGCGTCTGCGCGCTGCCCCGGCAACTGGACGCGGACGTCTTCCGGGCCCTCATCGGCCACCCCGACGACGGCCTGGCCGTGCCGGACGATCCGGACGCGCTGTACGACTGGTTGACCGGCCTGCCGTTCGTCGGCGAGCGCGGGGCCCGTGTGCGCTACCACGACGTCGTACGGGCCCCGATGCTGCGGCTGGAGCGACGCCGCTCCCGGCGGGAGTGGGCCGGCCGCCACCGGCGTCTCGCGGAGACCTTCGCCCGCTGGCGGACCGAGGCCGCGGCCGGCCGGGCGACCGAGGACCTGTGGGCCGACGAGGAGTGGCGCGAGCTGCGCCTGGAGGAGACGTACCACCTGCTCTGCGCGCGCCCGCCCGCGGCGCTCGGCGCGGCCCTGCGCGCGCTGGTCGAGGCCTGCCGCGAGGACGCCGTCCTCGGCCGCGGCTGGGCGCGGATGCTGGAGGACGCGGGCCGCGACACCGACCACACCGACCTCGCCGAGTGGGGCGTACGACTCGGGGAGGCGCTCGACGACGACACGGCCGGGATCGCCGGCGCGATGGCCCTGCTCCTGGCCCGCCCCGGCCCCGACCCGGCCGGCCGGGCCCTCGCGCACACCCTGCGGGGCCGGGAACTGCGCTACGGCGGCCGACACCGCGAAGCCCTGGAGGAGTACGGCAGGGCCCTGGAGCTCGATCCGCGGCTCGCCTGGGCCCACTACGGCCGCGGCTACACCCACCAGCTGCTGGACGACTTCCCGGCGGCACTGGCCGCACTCGACCGGGCGGACGAACTGGCCCCCGGCACCGAGTGGATCATTTCCGCGCGCGCGGAGACCTACCGGCTGGCGGGCCGCTTCGAGGAGGCCGTCGCCGACTTCGACCGCGCCGTCGCCCTCGCCCCGGCCGACGCCGACCCGCTGACCGGCCGGGCCGTGTGCCGGACCGCACTGGGGCGGTACGACGAGGCGCTCGCCGACTTCGACCGGGCGCTCGGCATCGAGCCGGACAACGCCTGGGCGCTGGTGCGCAGGGCCCGTCTGCGCCGCACCAGGGGCGAACCGGACGAGGCCTTCGCCGACTTCGACCGGGCCGTCCGCGTCGCGCCCGACGCGGCCTGGGTCGCCTCGGAGCGCGGGGACGCCTACCGGCTGGCCGACCGCCCGGAGGAGGCCGTCGCCGAACTGACCCGCGCGCTCACCCTGCGGGCCGACTACGCCTCCGCCCTGGCGAGCCGCGGCGCGGCCCTGTCCGACCTGGGCCGCCACGAGGAGGGCCTGGCCGACCTCGCCCGAGCCGTCGAACTGCGGCCCGACTACGCGTGGGCGCTGGTGACGACGGCCCGCGTGCAGGACGAACTCGGCGACCGGGCCGCCATGTTCACGTACCTGGAGCGAGCCGTCGAGACGGCCCCGGACAGCGACTGGATCAGCGACGAACTGGGCGCCGAGTACTGCGAGGAGGGCCGGTACGAGGAGGCGGTCGCCGTCTTCCGCCGCGTACTGGACCGGAGCCCGGACGACAAGGCCGCGCGGACCGGGCTCATCGGAGTCCACCTCCTCACGAAGGACCACGGACAGGCCCTGTGGCACCTGGACCGCGCTCTGACGTCGACCCCGGACGACGGATGGCTGTACGCCACGCGCGCGCGGGTCTGCCTGGCGACCGGCCGGACCGATCAGGCGCTGGCCGACCTGGACCGCTGCGCCACGCTGGAACCGGCGTCCCGGGCGGCCTGGGCGCGCCGCACGGCCATCGAACTCCTCACACAGTGCGACCGGTGGGAGGAGGCGTCGGCACGGCTGTCGGCGGCGGACGGGGCCGACGACCTGGACGACCTGCGCTGCGACGTGCACCGCCACGCGGGACAGTGGCCGCAGGCCCTGCGTACGGCGGAACGGCTGCGCGCGACGGCCCCGATCCCGGGCACCTTCCAACTGGCGATGACGGCGAGCCAGTCGCAGGGCCTGCCGGCGGCGGAACCCCTGTGGCGGGAGCTGGCGGCCTTGGTGGCCTCCGACGCCGCGCTGCCCGCCCCGGAGAGCACCCTGGGCGACCTGGAACGCACGCAGGCCCGCTGCTTCCTGGCCTGCGCGCTGTCGGACTGGCCCGCGGCGCAGGAGGCCCTGACGGAGCTCCTGTCCGGGCCTCCCGACTGGGACGACCTGGCCACGCTGACCCTGATCCTGCGGGACCTCCACACGTCCCCGCAGGCCGACGCCCTCCGCATGGCCCCCTTGCTGACAGCGGCAACAAGGGCCGCCGAGGACATCAGCTCCCACCAGGCCCCGTGA
- a CDS encoding ATP-binding protein produces the protein MQLSGDTSCIAAARRLAADFLTRASTEQHVVVSAHALGLTQLVVSELVTNARRHAPGPALMELRIADSTVEVTVQDSVPVRPTIHASDPQRIGRHGLEIVAAVAEDFYVRLEETGKRVTAHIALTDGPVPRPQEP, from the coding sequence ATGCAGCTGAGCGGAGACACCTCGTGCATCGCCGCGGCACGCCGTCTCGCGGCCGATTTCCTCACCCGCGCGAGCACCGAGCAGCACGTGGTCGTCTCCGCCCACGCGCTGGGCCTCACCCAGCTGGTCGTCAGCGAACTCGTCACCAACGCCCGCAGGCACGCCCCCGGCCCCGCGCTGATGGAACTGCGCATCGCGGACTCCACGGTGGAGGTGACCGTGCAGGACAGCGTCCCCGTACGGCCCACCATCCATGCCTCCGACCCGCAGCGCATCGGCCGGCACGGCCTGGAGATCGTCGCGGCCGTCGCCGAGGACTTCTACGTCCGTCTCGAAGAGACCGGCAAACGCGTCACCGCCCACATCGCCCTGACCGACGGTCCCGTCCCCCGGCCGCAGGAGCCCTGA